A region from the Acomys russatus chromosome 20, mAcoRus1.1, whole genome shotgun sequence genome encodes:
- the Pdgfrb gene encoding platelet-derived growth factor receptor beta produces the protein MNVVPRGAERTVTFFLQHRGAEGTMGLPGVMPASVLKCQLLLSVLLLLLLLLGQASQGLVIMPPGPEFILNISSTFVLTCSGSAPVMWEQMSQVPWQEAAVNQDGTFSSVLTLTNVTGGDTGEYFCVYNNSLGSELSERKRIYIFVPDPTMGFLPMDSEDLFIFVTDVTETTIPCRVTDPQLEVTLHEKKVDIPLHVPYDHQRGFTGTFEDKTYICKTIIGDREVDSDTYYVYSLQVSSINVSVNAVQTVVRQGESITIKCIVMGNDVVNFQWTYPRMKSGRLVEPVTDYLFGVPSRLGSILQIPTAELSDSGTYTCNVSVSVNDHGDEKAINITVVEKGYVRLLGTLGDVQIAELHRSRTLQVVFEAYPPPTVLWLKDNRTLGDSTAGEMVLSTRNVSETRYVSELTLVRVKVAEAGYYSMRASNEDEEAQLSFKLQVNVPVRVLELSESHPANGEQTIRCRGRGMPQPNVTWSTCRDIKRCPRKMSPTPLGNSSKEESQLETNVTFWEEEQEYEVVSTLRLRHVDQPLSVRCMLQNSMGRDSQEVTVVPHSLPFKVVVISAILALVVLTVISLIILIMLWQKKPRYEIRWKVIESVSSDGHEYIYVDPVQLPYDSTWELPRDQLVLGRTLGSGAFGQVVEATAHGLSHSQATMKVAVKMLKSTARSSEKQALMSELKIMSHLGPHLNVVNLLGACTKGGPIYIITEYCRYGDLVDYLHRNKHTFLQRHSNKHCPPSAELYSNALPVGLSLPSHLSLTGESDGGYMDMSKDESVDYVPMLDMKGDIKYADIESSNYMAPYDNYVPSAPERTYRATLINESPVLSYTDLVGFSYQVANGMEFLASKNCVHRDLAARNVLICEGKLVKICDFGLARDIMRDSNYISKGSTFLPLKWMAPESIFNSLYTTLSDVWSFGILLWEIFTLGGTPYPELPMNDQFYNAIKRGYRMAQPAHASDEIYAIMQKCWEEKFETRPPFSQLVVLLERLLGEGYKKKYQQVDEEFLRSDHPAILRSQARLPGIHGLRAPLDTSSVLYTAVQPNESDNDYIIPLPDPKPDAADEGILEGSPSLASSTLNEVNTSSTISCDSPLDLQEEPQPEPEEAEPQQPQDSCPGPLAEVEDSFL, from the exons ATGAATGTGGTACCCCGGGGAGCTGAGAGGACAGTGACCTTCTTCCTGCAGCATCGAGGAGCAGAG GGCACCATGGGGCTTCCAGGTGTGATGCCAGCTTCTGTCTTAAAAT GCCAGTTGTTGctgtctgtgctgctgctgctgctgctgctgctgggacagGCCTCCCAAGGCCTAGTCATCATGCCCCCTGGGCCAGAGTTCATCCTCAACATCTCCAGCACCTTTGTTCTGACCTGCTCGGGTTCAGCTCCAGTGATGTGGGAACAGATGTCCCAGGTGCCCTGGCAAGAGGCGGCCGTGAATCAGGACGGCACCTTCTCCAGTGTGCTGACCCTGACTAATGTCACGGGGGGAGACACCGGAGAATACTTTTGTGTCTACAACAACTCCCTAGGCTCAGAGCTTAGTGAGCGGAAGCGCATCTATATCTTCGTGCCAG ATCCCACCATGGGCTTCCTCCCTATGGACTCTGAGGATCTATTCATTTTTGTTACGGATGTTACTGAGACGACAATTCCATGCCGAGTGACAGACCCCCAGCTGGAGGTGACACTGCATGAGAAGAAAGTAGATATCCCCCTACATGTACCCTATGACCACCAGCGAGGTTTCACTGGTACATTTGAGGACAAGACTTACATCTGCAAAACCATCATTGGGGACAGGGAAGTGGACTCCGACACCTACTACGTCTACAGCCTCCAGG TGTCATCCATCAACGTCTCTGTGAACGCAGTGCAGACTGTGGTCCGCCAGGGCGAGAGCATCACCATCAAGTGCATTGTGATGGGAAACGATGTGGTCAACTTCCAGTGGACGTACCCACGCATGAAG AGTGGGCGGCTGGTGGAGCCTGTGACAGACTACCTCTTTGGAGTGCCCTCCCGCCTTGGCTCCATCCTGCAAATCCCCACGGCTGAGCTGAGTGACTCGGGAACCTATACTTGCAATGTGTCAGTGAGCGTGAATGACCACGGAGATGAAAAAGCCATCAACATCACTGTGGTCG AGAAAGGCTATGTGCGGCTGCTGGGAACACTGGGCGATGTGCAAATTGCTGAACTGCATCGGAGCCGGACATTGCAGGTGGTGTTTGAGGCGTATCCACCGCCCACTGTCCTGTGGCTCAAGGACAACCGTACCTTGGGTGACTCTACTGCCGGTGAGATGGTTCTCTCCACTCGCAACGTGTCTGAGACCCG GTACGTGTCAGAACTGACCTTGGTACGTGTGAAGGTGGCAGAAGCTGGCTACTATAGTATGCGGGCCTCCAACGAGGATGAAGAGGCCCAGCTCTCCTTCAAGCTGCAGGTCAATG TCCCTGTCCGTGTGCTGGAGCTGAGTGAGAGCCACCCTGCCAATGGGGAGCAGACCATCCGCTGTCGTGGCCGAGGCATGCCTCAGCCAAACGTCACCTGGTCTACCTGCAGAGACATCAAAAG ATGTCCACGAAAGATGTCACCTACACCCTTGGGGAATAGTTCCAAGGAGGAGAGCCAGCTGGAAACCAATGTGACCTTctgggaggaagaacaggaataTGAGGTAGTGAGCACACTGCGCCTGCGTCACGTGGACCAGCCACTGTCAGTGCGCTGTATGCTGCAGAACTCGATGGGCCGAGATTCACAGGAAGTCACCGTGGTACCACATT CCTTGCCCTTCAAAGTGGTGGTGATCTCGGCCATCCTGGCCTTGGTGGTCCTCACCGTCATCTctctcatcatcctcatcatgcTGTGGCAGAAG AAACCACGCTATGAGATCCGATGGAAGGTGATTGAGTCTGTGAGCTCTGATGGTCATGAGTACATCTATGTGGACCCTGTGCAGTTGCCTTACGACTCCACCTGGGAGCTGCCACGGGACCAGCTTGTTCTGG GACGCACCCTTGGCTCTGGGGCTTTCGGACAGGTGGTGGAGGCCACGGCTCACGGTCTGAGCCATTCCCAGGCCACCATGAAAGTGGCTGTCAAGATGCTGAAAT ctaCAGCCAGAAGCAGTGAGAAGCAAGCCCTCATGTCGGAGCTGAAGATCATGAGTCACCTCGGACCCCACCTGAATGTGGTGAACCTGCTGGGAGCCTGTACCAAAGGAG GGCCCATCTACATTATCACGGAATACTGCCGCTACGGTGACCTGGTGGACTACCTGCACCGCAACAAGCACACCTTCTTGCAGCGCCACTCCAACAAGCACTGCCCACCCAGTGCTGAGCTCTACAGCAATGCCCTGCCGGTGGGGCTCTCCCTACCCAG CCACTTGTCCCTGACTGGGGAGAGCGATGGTGGTTACATGGACATGAGCAAGGATGAATCCGTAGATTATGTGCCTATGCTGGACATGAAAGGAGACATCAAGTACGCAGACATTGAGTCCTCCAACTACATGGCCCCTTACGATAACTATGTCCCATCTG CCCCTGAAAGGACCTATCGGGCCACCCTGATCAATGAGTCACCTGTGCTTAGCTACACAGACCTCGTGGGCTTCAGCTACCAAGTGGCTAATGGCATGGAGTTCTTGGCCTCTAAGAAT TGTGTTCACCGAGACCTGGCAGCCAGGAATGTGCTCATCTGTGAGGGCAAGCTGGTCAAGATCTGTGACTTTGGCCTGGCTCGGGACATCATGCGGGACTCAAACTACATCTCCAAAGGCAGT ACTTTCCTGCCTCTAAAGTGGATGGCCccagagagcatcttcaacagcCTCTACACTACCCTGAGTGATGTGTGGTCCTTTGGGATCCTACTCTGGGAGATCTTCACTCTGG GTGGCACCCCTTACCCAGAGCTGCCCATGAACGACCAGTTCTACAATGCCATCAAGAGGGGCTACCGCATGGCCCAGCCTGCTCATGCCTCTGATGAGAT ctaTGCGATCATGCAGAAATGCTGGGAAGAAAAGTTCGAGACTCGGCCCCCCTTCTCCCAGCTGGTAGTGCTCCTGGAGAGGCTTCTGGGTGAGGGTTATAAAAAG AAGTACCAGCAGGTAGACGAGGAGTTTCTGAGGAGTGACCATCCAGCCATCTTGCGCTCCCAAGCCCGCTTGCCGGGGATCCACGGCCTCCGAGCCCCACTGGACACCAGCTCTGTTCTCTACACTGCCGTGCAGCCCAATGAGAGTGACAATGACTACATCATCCCCTTGCCTGACCCCAAGCCTGATGCTGCTGATGAGGGCATCCTGGAGGGTTCCCCCAGCCTTGCCAG CTCCACCTTGAACGAAGTCAACACTTCCTCCACCATCTCCTGCGACAGCCCCCTGGATCTCCAAGAAGAGCCACAGCCAGAGCCCGAGGAGGCAGagccacagcagccacaggaTTCATGCCCAGGTCCTCTGGCTGAAGTGGAGGACAGCTTCCTGTAG